From a region of the Mycobacterium sp. SMC-8 genome:
- a CDS encoding thiolase domain-containing protein: MSKKLAAVLGTGQTKYVAKRTDVSMNGLVREAIDRALDDAGVTLADIDAVVVGKAPDFFEGVMMPELFMADATGATGKPLIRVHTAGSVGGSTAVVAASLVQSGKYRRVLTMAWEKQSESNAMWALSIPVPFTKPVGAGAGGYFAPHVRAYIRRSGAPTHIGAMVAVKDRLNAVKNPLAHLHQPDITLEKVMSSPMLWDPIRYDETCPSSDGAAAMVIGDEASSDARVAEGHPVAWIHATALRTEPLAYAGRDQVNPQASRDAAAALWKAAGITSPVDEIDVAEVYVPFSWYEPMWLESLGFAPEGEGWKLTEAGETAIGGRIPFNPSGGVLSSNPIGASGMIRFAESAIQVMGKAGAHQVEGARKALGHAYGGGAQYYSMWVVGSDKPDKPA, from the coding sequence ATGAGTAAGAAACTCGCCGCCGTCCTGGGCACCGGCCAGACGAAGTACGTCGCCAAGCGCACCGACGTCTCGATGAACGGCCTGGTCCGCGAGGCGATCGACCGCGCTCTCGACGACGCCGGGGTGACGCTGGCCGACATCGACGCCGTCGTCGTCGGCAAGGCCCCGGACTTCTTCGAGGGCGTCATGATGCCCGAGTTGTTCATGGCCGACGCCACCGGCGCCACCGGCAAGCCGCTGATCCGGGTCCACACCGCGGGCTCGGTGGGCGGGTCGACCGCGGTCGTGGCGGCCAGCCTGGTGCAGTCCGGTAAGTACCGGCGGGTGCTGACGATGGCATGGGAGAAGCAGTCGGAGTCGAACGCCATGTGGGCGTTGAGCATTCCGGTTCCGTTCACCAAGCCGGTGGGCGCGGGTGCGGGCGGCTACTTCGCGCCGCACGTGCGCGCCTACATTCGCCGGTCCGGTGCACCGACGCACATCGGCGCGATGGTGGCGGTCAAGGATCGGCTCAATGCGGTCAAGAACCCGTTGGCGCATCTGCATCAGCCCGACATCACGCTGGAAAAAGTGATGTCCTCGCCGATGTTGTGGGATCCGATCCGCTACGACGAGACGTGCCCGTCCTCCGACGGCGCCGCGGCGATGGTGATCGGCGACGAGGCCAGCTCGGACGCCCGGGTGGCCGAGGGCCACCCGGTGGCGTGGATCCATGCGACCGCGCTGCGCACCGAGCCGCTGGCGTACGCCGGGCGGGACCAGGTCAACCCGCAGGCCAGCCGGGACGCGGCGGCTGCGCTGTGGAAGGCGGCCGGGATCACCAGCCCCGTCGACGAGATCGACGTCGCCGAGGTGTACGTGCCGTTCTCCTGGTACGAGCCGATGTGGCTGGAAAGCCTCGGGTTCGCGCCGGAGGGCGAGGGCTGGAAACTCACCGAGGCCGGCGAGACCGCGATCGGCGGACGGATCCCGTTCAACCCGTCGGGTGGCGTGCTGTCGTCCAACCCGATCGGCGCCTCGGGCATGATCCGTTTCGCCGAGTCGGCGATCCAGGTGATGGGCAAGGCCGGCGCGCACCAGGTCGAGGGCGCCCGCAAGGCGCTCGGGCACGCGTACGGCGGTGGCGCGCAGTACTACTCGATGTGGGTGGTCGGCAGCGACAAACCCGACAAACCCGCCTGA
- a CDS encoding IclR family transcriptional regulator, with the protein MPPAVPGRASPPTDRVVRILDFLAGRPRERFGVSELARRVGLTKPTCLGIVTSLTEAGYLVRDPADKTYRLGPSLITLGHRAQESMRVSPAVREQLRVLSSQFGATAALSAIVDDRITLLELIAPAGHRPGVEVGQSYPFAPPVGLMFVLWDDEAERDWLSRPPTIPLRTDTERLRRVVAACRADGYLVERQTPGGRRLYSLMAGMPTELPDELRALLGELVSDIGERVYLRAESSGRGRHEISVISAPVYDHYRRQVMVVSLHVGKPLTDNEITERARAVVAAADAVTAQLGGDGPSGQDGSAALS; encoded by the coding sequence ATGCCGCCAGCCGTTCCGGGACGCGCGTCGCCCCCCACCGACCGGGTGGTGCGCATCCTCGACTTCCTCGCCGGCCGTCCCCGGGAGCGGTTCGGGGTGTCCGAGCTCGCCCGCCGGGTCGGTTTGACCAAGCCGACGTGCCTGGGCATCGTGACCTCCCTGACCGAAGCCGGTTATCTGGTCCGCGACCCTGCCGACAAGACCTACCGGCTGGGCCCGTCGCTGATCACCCTGGGACACCGGGCCCAGGAGTCGATGCGCGTGAGCCCCGCCGTCAGGGAGCAGTTGCGCGTACTGTCCTCGCAGTTCGGTGCGACGGCGGCGCTCTCGGCGATTGTGGACGACCGGATCACGCTGCTGGAACTCATCGCCCCCGCGGGCCACCGCCCCGGCGTCGAGGTCGGGCAGAGTTACCCGTTCGCGCCCCCGGTCGGCCTGATGTTCGTGCTGTGGGATGACGAAGCCGAGCGTGACTGGCTCAGCAGGCCACCCACGATTCCGCTGCGAACCGATACCGAGCGGCTCAGGCGGGTGGTCGCCGCGTGCCGCGCCGACGGCTATCTCGTGGAGCGGCAGACCCCGGGCGGACGACGTCTGTATTCGCTGATGGCCGGCATGCCGACCGAGTTGCCCGACGAGCTGCGGGCCCTACTCGGCGAGCTTGTCTCCGACATCGGCGAGCGGGTGTACCTGCGTGCCGAGAGCTCCGGTCGAGGACGGCACGAAATCAGCGTGATCTCCGCCCCGGTGTACGACCATTACCGGCGACAGGTGATGGTCGTCTCGCTGCACGTCGGAAAACCGTTGACCGACAACGAGATCACAGAGCGCGCGCGTGCCGTGGTGGCAGCCGCCGATGCTGTCACCGCACAGCTGGGCGGCGACGGGCCGAGCGGCCAAGACGGGTCGGCCGCGCTCAGCTGA
- a CDS encoding Zn-ribbon domain-containing OB-fold protein: MTTSQSSPVQIDPHEPPLSAPLKLAFDYTRSVGPLLGQFFTALRERRIVGVRGSDGKVLVPPAEYDPVTWEQLTEIVPVASVGTVISWTWQPEPLEGQPLDRPFAWALITLDGADTPMLHAVAADGPDAISTGARVHAHWVDEPVGAITDIAYFALGDQPEDVPPPPEGLDPITMQVAPSWIEIQHTASQPESAFLRALEQGKLLGARTGADGKVYFPPREANPATGQPLDEFVELPDKGTVTTFAIINIPFAGQRIKPPYVAAYVLLDGADIPVLHLVSDIEADKVRMGMRVQAVWKPKDQWGLGIDNIEYFKPTGEPDADYDTYKHHL, encoded by the coding sequence GTGACCACCAGCCAAAGCAGCCCGGTGCAGATCGATCCGCATGAGCCGCCGCTTTCCGCGCCGCTGAAGCTCGCATTCGACTACACCCGTTCAGTAGGACCGCTCCTCGGTCAGTTCTTCACCGCGCTCCGCGAGCGGCGCATCGTCGGAGTTCGCGGTTCGGACGGCAAGGTGCTCGTCCCGCCCGCCGAGTACGACCCCGTCACCTGGGAGCAATTGACCGAGATCGTACCGGTGGCCAGCGTCGGCACGGTCATTTCGTGGACGTGGCAGCCGGAGCCACTCGAGGGCCAGCCGTTGGACCGCCCGTTCGCGTGGGCACTGATCACTCTCGACGGGGCCGACACCCCGATGCTGCACGCCGTGGCCGCCGACGGTCCCGACGCGATCAGCACCGGGGCGCGGGTGCACGCGCACTGGGTCGACGAGCCCGTCGGCGCGATCACCGACATCGCGTACTTCGCGCTCGGGGACCAGCCGGAGGACGTGCCGCCTCCCCCGGAGGGTCTCGACCCGATCACCATGCAAGTGGCGCCGAGCTGGATCGAGATTCAGCACACCGCGTCGCAGCCCGAGAGCGCGTTCCTGCGCGCCCTCGAACAGGGCAAGCTGCTCGGCGCCCGCACCGGCGCCGATGGAAAGGTGTATTTCCCTCCGCGCGAAGCCAATCCAGCCACCGGACAACCTCTGGACGAGTTCGTCGAGTTGCCCGACAAAGGCACCGTCACCACGTTCGCGATCATCAACATCCCGTTCGCCGGGCAGCGCATCAAACCGCCCTACGTGGCGGCGTACGTGCTGCTCGACGGCGCCGACATCCCGGTGCTGCACCTGGTCTCGGACATCGAGGCCGACAAGGTGCGGATGGGCATGCGCGTACAGGCGGTATGGAAGCCCAAGGACCAGTGGGGCCTGGGCATCGACAACATCGAGTACTTCAAGCCGACAGGCGAACCCGACGCCGACTACGACACCTACAAGCATCACCTCTGA
- a CDS encoding thiolase domain-containing protein, with translation MTEVAVVGFAHAPHVRRTDGTTNGVEMLMPCFESIYADLGITKADIGFWCSGSSDYLAGRAFSFISAIDSIGAVPPINESHVEMDAAWALYEAYIKILTGEVETALVYGFGKSSAGTLRRVLALQTDPYTVAPLWPDSVSMAGLQARFGLDSGKWTAEQMAQVALEAQAAAPRVDALEPADSIEELLERPYFADPLRRHDIAPITDGASAIVLAAGDRARELRERPAWITGIEHRIETPVLGARDLTTSPSTATSAQAATGGDTSSIEIAELYAPFSHQQLILTEAIGLPDSTKINPSGGALAANPMFSAGLERIGFAARHIFDGNASRVLAHATSGPALQQNLVAVLEGK, from the coding sequence ATGACTGAAGTAGCTGTGGTCGGATTCGCCCACGCACCGCACGTGCGCCGCACCGACGGCACCACCAACGGCGTCGAGATGCTGATGCCGTGCTTCGAATCGATCTACGCCGATCTCGGCATCACCAAGGCCGACATCGGTTTCTGGTGCTCGGGGTCCTCCGATTACCTTGCCGGCCGGGCATTTTCGTTCATCTCGGCAATCGACTCGATAGGTGCGGTGCCGCCGATCAACGAGTCGCACGTCGAGATGGACGCCGCGTGGGCGCTCTACGAGGCCTACATCAAGATCCTCACCGGCGAGGTGGAGACCGCACTGGTCTACGGGTTCGGCAAGTCCTCGGCCGGCACCCTGCGCAGGGTTCTGGCACTGCAGACCGACCCCTACACCGTGGCGCCGCTGTGGCCGGATTCGGTGAGCATGGCCGGCCTGCAGGCTCGGTTCGGGCTGGATTCCGGCAAGTGGACCGCTGAGCAGATGGCCCAGGTCGCGCTCGAGGCGCAGGCCGCGGCACCGCGGGTGGACGCGCTGGAGCCGGCCGACAGCATCGAGGAGCTACTGGAGCGCCCGTACTTCGCAGATCCGTTGCGCCGCCACGACATCGCGCCGATCACCGACGGCGCGTCGGCAATCGTGCTCGCCGCCGGGGACCGCGCCCGCGAGCTGCGTGAGCGGCCGGCCTGGATCACAGGGATCGAGCACCGCATCGAGACACCGGTGCTGGGGGCGCGCGACCTGACGACGTCGCCGTCGACGGCAACGTCCGCGCAGGCGGCCACCGGCGGGGACACCTCCTCGATCGAGATCGCCGAACTGTACGCGCCGTTCAGCCACCAGCAGCTCATCCTCACCGAGGCCATCGGCCTGCCTGACAGCACGAAGATCAACCCCTCCGGCGGGGCGCTGGCGGCCAACCCGATGTTCTCGGCGGGCCTGGAGCGCATCGGTTTCGCGGCACGGCACATCTTCGACGGCAATGCCTCGCGGGTGCTGGCCCACGCCACGAGCGGGCCTGCGCTGCAACAGAACCTGGTCGCGGTCTTGGAGGGTAAGTAA
- a CDS encoding MFS transporter, translating to MSSIAPVPSAVAPRTRPKRRWLVVAAATFAIAWGGNEFTPLLVMYRAGDGFSALTVDLLLFAYVLGIVPALLIGGPLSDCFGRRPLMLPAPVLAAVGSSILALGAHSAPLLGVGRVFSGLALGLAMAVGGSWIKELSSPPWEDGDAGARRAAMSLTAGFALGAVTAGVLAEWGPAPTMLPYVINVVMALTAAAMLSTAPETLARRDSGRRWWTDLAVPAVAHRRFLFVVAPLAPWVFGAAASAYAVLPALMADRVAAAPIAFSALMCLVTLGVAFGVQNLARRLDAASAAGVLIALTLTALGMGLAAWAATVLTVWSALSAAAMLGAGYGMGLLAGLQQVQRMARPDDLAGLTAVFYGLTYLGFGVPAALVFAVRTFSYPAMFGFGALAAALTLAVAALGFRWTRAIG from the coding sequence ATTTCCTCGATCGCGCCGGTCCCGTCAGCGGTAGCACCGCGAACGCGGCCGAAGCGCCGGTGGCTTGTGGTCGCCGCGGCCACGTTCGCGATCGCATGGGGCGGCAACGAGTTCACCCCGCTGCTGGTCATGTACCGGGCCGGTGACGGCTTCTCGGCGCTGACCGTCGACCTTCTGCTGTTCGCCTACGTGCTGGGCATCGTTCCCGCGCTGTTGATCGGTGGCCCGCTGTCCGACTGCTTCGGCCGCCGCCCGTTGATGCTGCCCGCGCCGGTGCTCGCGGCCGTGGGATCGTCGATCCTTGCGCTCGGCGCGCACTCGGCCCCTCTGCTCGGTGTCGGGCGGGTGTTCAGCGGGCTGGCGCTCGGGCTGGCGATGGCTGTCGGTGGCAGCTGGATCAAGGAGCTGTCCAGCCCGCCCTGGGAGGACGGCGACGCCGGGGCCCGCCGCGCGGCCATGAGCCTGACCGCGGGCTTCGCGCTCGGTGCCGTGACCGCGGGCGTTCTGGCCGAGTGGGGTCCGGCGCCCACCATGCTTCCCTATGTGATCAACGTGGTGATGGCCCTGACCGCGGCTGCCATGCTCAGCACGGCGCCTGAGACGCTGGCCCGACGCGATTCCGGTCGTCGATGGTGGACCGACCTCGCCGTCCCGGCGGTGGCGCACCGGCGGTTCCTGTTCGTGGTCGCACCGCTGGCCCCCTGGGTCTTCGGTGCCGCTGCATCGGCTTACGCGGTGTTGCCTGCGCTGATGGCGGACAGAGTCGCGGCCGCGCCCATCGCTTTCTCCGCGCTGATGTGTCTGGTCACGCTCGGCGTGGCGTTCGGGGTGCAGAACCTGGCACGGCGCCTCGATGCCGCGAGCGCCGCCGGTGTGCTGATCGCATTGACCTTGACCGCGCTGGGGATGGGATTGGCGGCCTGGGCCGCGACCGTGCTGACGGTGTGGTCGGCGTTGTCTGCCGCGGCCATGCTCGGAGCCGGCTACGGCATGGGTCTGCTGGCCGGACTGCAGCAGGTTCAGCGAATGGCCCGGCCGGACGACCTGGCGGGCCTGACGGCGGTGTTCTACGGGCTGACTTACCTGGGCTTCGGGGTGCCGGCGGCGCTGGTGTTCGCGGTGCGGACCTTCAGCTATCCAGCGATGTTCGGCTTCGGCGCGCTCGCGGCCGCACTCACTCTGGCTGTGGCGGCGTTGGGATTCAGGTGGACGCGCGCAATAGGGTGA
- a CDS encoding sulfotransferase encodes MTSASTPRTDVGTVEDLHASAVKACGLDDFGSDDDNYREALGVLLESYQRDADLTELGSKMQRFFLRNALVARLVSEAAFKQYPEHADVAIERPIFVTGLPRTGTTAVHRLLAADPRHQGLELWLAEFPQPRPPRETWSQNPVFQQLDAQFTKAHEENPDYTGLHFMTADEVEECWQLLRQSLHSVSYETLAHVPTYSQWLARQDWTKPYQRHRRNLQLIGLNDRDKRWVLKNPSHLFALDALFATYPDALVVQCHRPAETIMASMCSLAQHTTEGWSNTFVGDVIGADSMETWSRGLALFNAERAKHDPAQFYDLDYFALIKDPIGVVEDIYRSFGIEFTDEARQAMVKTDEKSKQGPRAPKHTYALADYGLTAEQVKERFENL; translated from the coding sequence GTGACGAGCGCGAGCACTCCGAGAACAGATGTCGGCACCGTCGAGGACCTGCACGCCTCGGCCGTGAAGGCCTGCGGCCTCGACGATTTCGGTTCGGACGACGACAACTACCGTGAGGCGCTGGGTGTGCTGCTGGAGTCCTATCAGCGGGATGCCGATCTCACCGAGCTCGGCAGCAAGATGCAGCGGTTCTTCCTGCGCAATGCCCTGGTCGCTCGGCTGGTCTCGGAGGCGGCGTTCAAACAGTATCCGGAGCACGCCGACGTCGCCATCGAGCGGCCGATCTTCGTCACCGGGCTGCCGCGTACCGGCACGACGGCCGTGCACCGGCTTCTGGCCGCCGATCCGCGCCACCAGGGTCTGGAACTGTGGCTGGCAGAGTTCCCCCAACCGCGTCCGCCCCGCGAGACGTGGTCGCAGAACCCGGTTTTCCAGCAACTAGACGCGCAGTTCACCAAAGCGCACGAGGAGAACCCGGACTACACCGGCCTGCACTTCATGACCGCCGACGAAGTCGAGGAGTGCTGGCAGCTGCTGCGGCAGTCGCTGCACTCGGTGTCCTATGAAACCCTGGCCCACGTGCCGACCTATTCGCAGTGGCTGGCGCGGCAGGACTGGACCAAGCCCTATCAACGGCACCGGCGCAATCTGCAATTGATCGGGCTCAACGACCGCGACAAGCGCTGGGTGCTCAAGAACCCCAGCCATCTGTTTGCCCTCGACGCGCTGTTCGCCACCTACCCCGACGCACTGGTGGTGCAGTGTCACCGGCCGGCTGAAACCATCATGGCGTCGATGTGCTCGCTGGCCCAGCACACCACCGAGGGCTGGTCGAACACCTTCGTCGGCGACGTCATCGGTGCGGACTCGATGGAGACCTGGTCGCGGGGATTGGCGCTGTTCAACGCCGAACGCGCCAAGCATGATCCGGCACAGTTCTACGATTTGGACTACTTCGCGTTGATCAAAGATCCGATCGGTGTGGTCGAGGACATCTACCGCAGCTTCGGCATCGAATTCACCGACGAGGCGCGCCAGGCGATGGTCAAGACCGATGAGAAGAGCAAACAGGGCCCGCGGGCGCCGAAACACACCTACGCGCTGGCCGACTACGGCCTGACCGCCGAGCAGGTCAAGGAGCGGTTCGAGAACCTCTAA
- a CDS encoding TetR-like C-terminal domain-containing protein, giving the protein MVDSRPVNRRGRPRSEAVRAAVLAAAAQLAFEGGAAAATMDAIARRAEVSRTTIYRWWPSAAAIVLEGLLDQVRGSITRPAGSTPVQAVIHHVGALNALLADPAVGPLLRNVIAASPSDSAIERALLDQWITPRRAAVTTTLREAVDRGELAADIDVEVAVDALVSPPYYRLVLGMPPLDDEAVTHLVQTVWRGCLA; this is encoded by the coding sequence GTGGTGGACAGCCGGCCTGTGAACCGCCGCGGTCGCCCACGCAGCGAAGCCGTTCGCGCCGCGGTTCTGGCCGCCGCCGCCCAACTCGCTTTCGAAGGCGGCGCCGCGGCGGCGACGATGGACGCGATCGCCAGACGCGCCGAGGTCAGCCGCACCACGATATACAGGTGGTGGCCGTCGGCCGCGGCGATCGTGCTGGAGGGTCTGCTCGATCAGGTGCGCGGATCCATCACCCGTCCTGCGGGCAGCACGCCGGTTCAGGCGGTCATCCATCACGTCGGCGCGCTGAACGCGCTGCTGGCCGACCCGGCGGTAGGACCGCTGCTGCGCAACGTGATCGCCGCGTCACCTTCGGACTCGGCGATCGAGCGGGCGCTGCTGGATCAGTGGATCACGCCGCGCCGGGCCGCGGTGACGACGACGCTGCGCGAGGCCGTGGACCGCGGCGAGCTCGCAGCCGACATCGATGTCGAGGTGGCCGTGGACGCATTGGTGTCCCCGCCGTATTACCGGCTCGTACTCGGTATGCCCCCGCTGGATGACGAGGCTGTCACCCATTTGGTGCAGACGGTCTGGCGAGGTTGCCTGGCCTAG
- a CDS encoding 3-ketosteroid-9-alpha-hydroxylase subunit A has translation MTTDSAAGTAGIREIDTGTLPDRYARGWHCLGPVKNFTDGKPHGIEIFGTMLVVFADSQGELKVLDGYCRHMGGNLAQGTIKGDEVACPFHDWRWGGDGKCKLVPYAKRTPRLARTRSWHTDVRGGLLFVWHDHEGNPPQPEVRIPEIPQWSSGEWTDWKWNSMLIEGSNCREIIDNVTDMAHFFYIHFGLPTYFKNVFEGHIASQYLHNVGRPDVNDMGTAYGDASLDSEASYFGPSFMINWLHNTYGDFKAESILINCHYPVTQDSFLLQWGVIVEKPKGLDDKTTEKLAEAFTDGVSKGFLQDVEIWKHKTRIDNPLLVEEDGAVYQMRRWYQQFYVDVADVTPEMTDRFEMEVDTTAAVQKWNVEVQENLKARETEKQTT, from the coding sequence GTGACTACCGATTCAGCTGCGGGAACCGCAGGGATTCGCGAGATCGACACCGGCACGCTGCCCGATCGGTATGCGCGCGGCTGGCACTGCTTGGGCCCGGTGAAAAACTTCACCGACGGCAAGCCGCACGGGATTGAGATCTTCGGAACGATGCTGGTGGTCTTCGCGGATTCGCAGGGCGAGCTCAAAGTCCTCGACGGCTACTGCCGGCACATGGGCGGCAACCTCGCCCAGGGCACCATCAAAGGCGACGAGGTCGCCTGCCCGTTCCACGACTGGCGCTGGGGCGGCGATGGCAAATGCAAGCTCGTCCCCTACGCCAAACGCACCCCCCGACTGGCCCGCACCCGCTCGTGGCACACCGACGTTCGCGGCGGCCTGCTGTTCGTGTGGCACGACCATGAGGGCAACCCGCCGCAACCCGAGGTGCGCATCCCGGAGATCCCACAGTGGTCCAGCGGCGAGTGGACCGACTGGAAGTGGAACTCGATGCTGATCGAGGGCTCCAACTGCCGCGAGATCATCGACAACGTCACCGACATGGCGCACTTCTTCTACATCCACTTCGGATTGCCGACGTACTTCAAGAACGTCTTCGAGGGCCATATCGCCAGCCAGTACCTGCACAACGTCGGCCGCCCCGACGTCAACGACATGGGCACCGCCTACGGCGACGCCTCCCTCGACTCGGAGGCCAGCTACTTCGGGCCGTCGTTCATGATCAACTGGCTACACAACACCTATGGTGACTTCAAGGCCGAGTCCATCCTGATCAACTGCCACTACCCGGTCACCCAGGATTCGTTCCTGCTGCAGTGGGGCGTCATCGTCGAGAAGCCGAAGGGCCTGGACGACAAGACCACCGAGAAGCTGGCCGAGGCGTTCACCGACGGGGTCAGCAAGGGATTTCTCCAGGACGTCGAGATCTGGAAGCACAAGACCCGCATCGACAATCCGCTGCTGGTCGAAGAGGACGGCGCGGTGTACCAGATGCGCCGTTGGTACCAGCAGTTCTACGTCGACGTCGCCGACGTCACGCCGGAGATGACCGACCGGTTCGAGATGGAGGTCGACACCACGGCTGCTGTGCAGAAGTGGAACGTCGAGGTCCAGGAGAACCTGAAGGCCAGGGAAACCGAGAAGCAGACGACGTGA
- a CDS encoding SDR family oxidoreductase — protein MAFGLLKGKVVVISGVGPALGTTLARRCAEEGADLVLAARTVERLDDVAAQITGLGRRALSVGTDITDEAQVAHLVDESLKAYGKVDVLINNAFRVPSMKPFANTTFEHMRDAIELTVFGALRMVQAFTPALAEANGAVVNVNSMVVRHSQAKYGAYKMAKSALLAMSQTLATELGEQGIRVNSVLPGYIWGGTLESYFAHQAGKYGTTVEEIYKATAAASDLKRLPTEDEVASAILFMASDLSSGITGQALDVNCGEFKA, from the coding sequence ATGGCCTTCGGGCTTCTGAAAGGCAAGGTTGTCGTCATCAGCGGCGTCGGACCCGCGCTGGGGACCACGCTGGCCCGGCGGTGCGCCGAGGAAGGCGCCGACCTGGTGCTGGCCGCACGCACCGTGGAACGGCTCGACGACGTCGCCGCGCAGATCACCGGTCTGGGCCGGCGGGCGCTGTCGGTGGGTACCGACATCACCGACGAGGCGCAGGTCGCCCATCTGGTCGACGAGTCACTCAAGGCGTACGGCAAGGTCGACGTGCTGATCAACAACGCATTCCGGGTGCCGTCGATGAAGCCGTTCGCCAACACCACCTTCGAACACATGCGTGATGCGATCGAGCTGACGGTGTTCGGCGCGCTGCGCATGGTGCAGGCGTTCACCCCGGCGCTGGCTGAGGCGAACGGCGCCGTGGTCAACGTCAACTCGATGGTGGTGCGGCACTCGCAGGCCAAGTACGGCGCCTACAAGATGGCCAAGTCGGCGCTGCTCGCGATGTCGCAGACGCTGGCCACCGAGCTTGGGGAGCAGGGGATCCGGGTCAACTCGGTGCTGCCCGGCTACATCTGGGGCGGGACACTGGAGTCCTACTTCGCGCACCAGGCCGGCAAATACGGCACCACCGTCGAGGAGATCTACAAGGCCACCGCGGCCGCGTCGGACCTCAAGCGGTTGCCCACCGAGGACGAGGTGGCCTCGGCGATCCTGTTCATGGCCAGCGACCTGTCGAGCGGGATCACCGGGCAGGCGCTGGACGTCAACTGCGGGGAGTTCAAGGCGTGA